From the genome of Segatella hominis, one region includes:
- a CDS encoding GNAT family N-acetyltransferase — translation MEYNDICIIRLEEDEKVETFDCGDEDLNDFIVNEAQPYRKALIATSYVAQNKEGVLLGFFSLANDKISLSNFASKTEYNRFRKTRFVNEKRLKGYPAVKLCRLGISTLAHGQHIGSYLLDFIKSYFVNDNKTGCRFLTVDAYANAVPFYIKNGFMPLNDDDKDDSTRLLYFDLATL, via the coding sequence ATGGAATACAATGATATCTGTATCATACGCCTGGAAGAAGACGAAAAGGTAGAAACATTTGATTGCGGAGATGAAGACTTAAATGATTTTATTGTCAATGAAGCTCAGCCTTACCGCAAAGCACTTATAGCTACAAGTTATGTCGCACAAAATAAAGAAGGGGTTCTTCTAGGCTTCTTCAGTTTGGCTAATGATAAAATCTCATTATCCAATTTTGCCAGCAAAACAGAATACAATCGCTTTAGAAAAACTCGTTTTGTCAACGAAAAACGTCTAAAGGGATATCCGGCAGTAAAACTGTGCAGACTGGGTATCAGCACATTAGCTCATGGACAACATATAGGTTCATACCTATTAGATTTCATTAAAAGCTATTTCGTTAATGATAACAAAACTGGTTGCAGGTTTCTTACTGTTGATGCATATGCCAATGCTGTACCTTTCTACATAAAAAATGGCTTTATGCCTCTAAATGACGATGACAAAGACGATTCTACCCGCCTTCTATATTTTGATTTGGCAACGTTATAA
- a CDS encoding helix-turn-helix domain-containing protein has product MKKKFDNTDNILGGIVKKVRQEKGLSQEALGKYVGLGKSSISKIESGKTNISIDDASVLLEAMGEKLSVHIGNQYPPVETMMKATIFVTVAACWFAEDKKISKQKAFNFLQKNQGIRFLEENWEIEQTLPREQIIEDLTRICNNHIVKAKKKRV; this is encoded by the coding sequence ATGAAAAAGAAATTCGATAATACAGATAATATTCTGGGGGGCATAGTAAAAAAAGTCCGTCAGGAAAAAGGGCTATCGCAAGAGGCTCTTGGAAAATATGTAGGATTGGGCAAAAGCAGCATCAGTAAGATAGAAAGCGGAAAGACCAATATTTCTATAGATGATGCTTCTGTTCTCTTGGAGGCTATGGGGGAGAAACTGAGTGTACACATAGGCAATCAGTATCCTCCAGTTGAGACTATGATGAAAGCGACAATCTTTGTCACGGTTGCTGCTTGCTGGTTTGCTGAGGATAAAAAAATTTCTAAACAGAAAGCTTTCAACTTCCTTCAAAAGAATCAAGGCATCAGATTTTTGGAGGAGAACTGGGAAATAGAGCAGACTCTGCCAAGGGAACAGATCATAGAGGATTTGACTCGTATCTGCAATAATCATATCGTAAAAGCTAAGAAAAAGAGGGTATAA
- a CDS encoding nitroreductase family protein yields MKKIFLGLAAALMLTACNENRQPEAMTSVDSASVVTDLMMSRRSIRAYKDSVISRDTLNEILKCGIHAPNGQNLQSYEIRVIDSPALIDSITQAVVKDNPKIAERKGFKNIFVNAPCVLCIAYDTTYDMAQIDCGLLGENIILAAWSKGIGSCCLGSSARWILDSPSAKPYLDRMAFSKNYKLLYCIALGYPDESPEAKPRRQDMIKFMD; encoded by the coding sequence ATGAAGAAGATATTTTTAGGATTGGCAGCTGCACTGATGTTGACTGCCTGCAACGAGAACAGACAGCCGGAGGCAATGACCAGCGTTGACTCTGCAAGTGTGGTAACCGATTTGATGATGAGTCGCAGAAGCATCCGTGCTTACAAGGATTCCGTCATCAGCCGCGATACCCTGAACGAGATTCTGAAATGCGGCATTCATGCGCCAAATGGTCAGAACCTGCAGTCGTACGAAATCAGAGTGATAGATTCTCCAGCACTCATCGATTCGATAACCCAAGCCGTGGTAAAGGATAATCCTAAGATAGCAGAGCGCAAGGGCTTCAAGAACATCTTCGTGAATGCTCCATGCGTGCTTTGCATCGCCTACGATACTACTTATGATATGGCACAGATTGATTGCGGTTTGCTTGGCGAGAACATCATTCTTGCAGCATGGTCAAAGGGCATCGGTTCCTGCTGCCTGGGCAGTTCAGCCCGTTGGATACTGGATTCGCCATCAGCCAAGCCTTACCTCGACCGTATGGCATTCTCCAAGAATTACAAGCTGCTCTACTGCATCGCCTTAGGTTATCCTGATGAATCGCCAGAGGCAAAGCCAAGACGCCAGGATATGATTAAGTTCATGGATTAA
- a CDS encoding ATP-binding protein, translated as MIERKEYMNLLEKWRDKKAIKVVTGIRRCGKSSLLRMFREKLLSDGVSEEQVQNFNFEDLDNEPFLDYKILYAHVKQNLCPDKMNYLFFDEMQMVENFQKVIDSLFLLDNVDIYVTGSNAYLLSGEIATLLTGRYIEIKLFPFSFREFIQTQPAHTSRELAYRQYIELGSFPYIPQISQDREMVREYLSGLYNTIVLKDVVSRKKITDVMMLQSVVRFLADNIGNISVIKRISDTMTSLGKKTTSHTIENYVSALTDSYIFYPVQRYDAKGKQLLKTGQKLYLADVGLRQVINGTKGGDLGHVLENIVYLELARRGGEIYVGKAGDAEIDFVVIIGEHKAYYQVSLSVRDETTMQRELAPLKSISDNFPKYLLTLDNDPVQFHDGIKQEYVLDWLMECYDSPKRMQ; from the coding sequence ATGATAGAGCGCAAAGAATACATGAATCTCCTGGAGAAATGGAGAGATAAGAAGGCCATCAAGGTAGTAACAGGCATACGACGCTGCGGCAAGTCATCGCTACTGAGGATGTTTAGGGAGAAACTTCTCTCGGATGGAGTATCCGAAGAACAAGTACAGAACTTCAACTTCGAGGATCTCGACAACGAACCGTTCCTCGACTATAAAATTTTGTACGCGCACGTAAAGCAGAACCTGTGCCCAGACAAAATGAACTATCTCTTCTTTGACGAGATGCAGATGGTGGAAAATTTCCAGAAAGTGATAGACAGCCTGTTCCTGCTAGACAACGTAGACATTTACGTTACTGGCAGCAATGCCTACCTGCTCTCCGGCGAAATAGCCACCCTGCTCACCGGAAGATACATCGAAATCAAGCTCTTCCCTTTCTCCTTCCGAGAATTCATACAGACGCAGCCTGCCCATACTTCCCGAGAGCTCGCCTATCGCCAATACATCGAACTGGGTTCCTTCCCATACATTCCCCAAATCAGCCAAGACCGAGAGATGGTGCGTGAATACCTGTCAGGTCTCTACAATACCATCGTACTGAAAGATGTGGTGAGCCGCAAGAAGATAACCGATGTGATGATGTTGCAAAGTGTGGTAAGATTCCTTGCTGACAATATAGGCAACATATCCGTAATCAAGCGCATCAGCGACACCATGACCTCGCTGGGAAAAAAGACTACATCTCATACGATAGAAAACTACGTCTCTGCCCTCACCGACAGCTATATCTTCTACCCTGTACAGAGATATGATGCCAAGGGTAAGCAGCTATTGAAGACTGGACAGAAACTTTATCTTGCCGACGTAGGTCTGCGCCAAGTCATCAATGGCACCAAAGGTGGCGACTTGGGGCACGTACTGGAGAACATCGTGTATCTGGAACTAGCACGACGAGGCGGAGAAATCTATGTAGGCAAAGCCGGTGATGCAGAAATAGACTTCGTGGTAATCATTGGTGAACACAAGGCATACTATCAGGTATCGCTCAGCGTAAGGGATGAGACCACGATGCAGAGAGAATTGGCCCCCCTGAAGTCCATCTCCGACAATTTTCCAAAATATCTGCTCACCCTGGACAACGACCCCGTCCAGTTTCATGATGGAATCAAGCAAGAATATGTGCTCGACTGGCTTATGGAATGCTATGATTCGCCTAAAAGAATGCAATAA
- a CDS encoding nitroreductase family protein, with protein MEKNQIFENIMSRTSVRSYTEKPVEQEKVEMMLRAGMAAPSACNKQPWHFVVINNREILDQIPQFSPYAGMVKQAPLAIVVCGCMDKTLEGIEQEFWIQDCSAATENILLMAHGLGLGCVWTALYPLKERYEGMQQLLHLPKTMIPLNTLIIGYPKNQVTAKDKWKEENISYNYYQK; from the coding sequence ATGGAAAAGAATCAGATTTTTGAAAATATTATGAGCCGTACATCGGTGAGAAGTTATACAGAAAAGCCTGTAGAACAGGAGAAGGTGGAGATGATGCTGCGTGCCGGCATGGCAGCTCCATCGGCCTGCAACAAGCAGCCTTGGCATTTTGTGGTTATCAACAACAGAGAGATTCTTGACCAGATACCACAGTTCAGTCCTTATGCTGGCATGGTGAAGCAGGCACCGCTCGCCATTGTGGTTTGCGGATGCATGGACAAGACGCTGGAAGGCATCGAGCAGGAGTTCTGGATTCAAGACTGCTCGGCAGCCACGGAGAACATCCTGCTGATGGCTCACGGCTTGGGGCTTGGCTGTGTATGGACAGCCCTCTATCCTCTGAAAGAACGATACGAGGGAATGCAGCAACTGCTGCATCTGCCCAAGACGATGATTCCGCTCAACACCCTCATCATCGGATATCCGAAGAATCAGGTGACAGCAAAGGATAAGTGGAAAGAGGAGAATATTTCCTATAATTATTATCAGAAATAA
- a CDS encoding ATP-binding protein, with amino-acid sequence MRYLNKIIFLNSAHIPYAEVKLDGNVHFIGTQGVGKSTLLRALLFFYNADKLRLGIPKEKKSFDAFYFPYPNSYIVYEVMRENGAYCVLALKNQGRVMFRFIDAPFDNKWFIDEHKQVYGEWSQIREQVGKHDISSLVSSYEMYRDIIFGNNRRQELLSFRKYAIVESAKYQNIPRTIQNVFLNTKLDADFIKNTIIRSMSDEDNSIDLNFYREQIKEFEQEYKDVSLWTKKEKNGEVLVRRMADKVIDAYRTLLNNRRRISEGRRELNYAERVAQELLPQYRLDIQESEAECNRVNRLISEEQEKYGKERDKLSRELGVLDDKLKTTATKRKYYEEIHIEDILQRVEQETIIEEERKRQLAMKAELEKSYQNVVDKYKALLEQLDMDLRAFRNNKTTLLNEHQAALVTQKETLLQELRKAEMETREVFREKTSSVDEMIAQLVHDETALKIQKAKVAHENPFAREMETNEKEYAEFTARQILVETEKREVELRIETLRQEAQNELEIADLKYQASLDAPKKQKAEVEDEIRKLQSLLEKSKGSFSEWLDQNRKGWQENIGKVVDEETILYNDVLNPQLVADSSALSSSSSSASLYGVKINLTAVERKFRTPKELKEQLAEKEQLRADIIKLLNDLQNQHEENHKTLKGKYLLQIRKLNESLHAKKAEMQLLPQTEKKLKMQALELEKRLEKWRNQQLGELEDKQNALVADKVKKEENKHQLEMDLQRKLKALQTEYNRQVKQETQTFEVFANDIRAQIEEKQNQVDARKQELLKAQHDELHGKGMDTQALDAYNKRIAELDAELTYIRKNRDVVAVYRNEKIELFDQEPAVRQNRKNKAEAKTMLEDKFRQRSERLQLHLSEAQSQLTKQQTALKKLDAGLNAVRSFRRDETLCPLESNEIEEKITTKDCLTIVEELKRQIYEDGRSLDNFKKQSQQFLGMFSAHNTFHFNVSPVTEEEFIAFASNLCEFVENDKISEYQKRISGRYTDIIFRISKEVGDLTRREGDIGKTINDINHDFEERNFAGVIREIALRPLKTNDQLMLLLLRIRDFAEENQFNMGEMDLFATESRQDVNAKAVKYLLAFMKGLLDEPNRKQLQVADTFKLEFRIKENDNDTGWVEKIANVGSDGTDILVKAMVNIMLINVFKEKASKKSGDFKIHCMMDEIGKLHPNNVKGILDFANRRNILLVNSSPTTYNVEDYKYTYLLSKDNRANTKVTQLIKRL; translated from the coding sequence ATGAGATATCTGAATAAAATCATATTTCTGAATAGTGCCCATATTCCATACGCCGAGGTGAAGCTCGATGGAAATGTTCATTTCATTGGCACACAAGGTGTGGGCAAGAGTACCTTGCTCCGTGCGTTGCTGTTCTTCTATAATGCAGATAAGTTGCGCCTGGGCATCCCGAAGGAGAAGAAATCGTTTGATGCCTTTTATTTTCCTTATCCCAATTCATACATCGTTTATGAGGTGATGCGTGAGAATGGTGCTTATTGTGTGCTTGCCTTGAAGAATCAGGGACGAGTGATGTTCCGTTTCATCGATGCCCCGTTTGATAACAAATGGTTTATCGATGAGCATAAACAGGTGTATGGCGAGTGGAGCCAGATACGTGAGCAGGTGGGTAAGCATGATATATCTTCGCTCGTAAGCAGTTATGAGATGTATCGTGACATCATCTTCGGCAACAATCGACGCCAGGAACTCCTGTCTTTCCGCAAGTATGCCATCGTAGAGAGTGCTAAGTATCAGAATATCCCCCGCACCATCCAGAATGTTTTCCTCAACACCAAGTTGGATGCCGATTTCATCAAGAATACCATTATCCGCTCGATGAGTGATGAGGATAACAGCATTGACCTCAACTTTTATCGTGAACAGATTAAGGAGTTTGAACAGGAATATAAGGACGTAAGTCTTTGGACTAAAAAGGAGAAGAATGGAGAGGTGCTGGTTCGCAGGATGGCGGACAAAGTGATAGATGCTTATCGCACCTTGCTGAATAATCGGCGAAGGATTAGTGAGGGACGCAGGGAACTCAATTATGCAGAGCGTGTGGCCCAGGAACTCCTGCCGCAATATCGTCTTGATATTCAAGAAAGTGAAGCGGAGTGTAATCGGGTTAATCGCCTGATAAGTGAGGAACAGGAAAAATATGGAAAGGAGCGTGATAAACTCTCTCGTGAATTGGGAGTGCTTGATGATAAACTGAAGACAACCGCCACCAAACGCAAGTATTATGAGGAAATTCATATAGAAGATATCTTGCAGCGAGTAGAGCAGGAAACCATCATCGAAGAAGAGCGCAAGCGGCAGCTCGCAATGAAAGCGGAACTGGAGAAATCTTATCAGAATGTGGTGGATAAGTATAAGGCTCTGCTCGAACAGCTCGATATGGATTTGCGTGCTTTCAGAAACAACAAGACCACCTTGCTCAATGAGCATCAGGCTGCCTTGGTGACCCAGAAGGAAACGCTGTTGCAAGAATTGAGAAAGGCAGAAATGGAAACCCGTGAGGTGTTCAGGGAAAAAACTTCGTCTGTGGATGAGATGATTGCGCAACTGGTGCATGATGAAACTGCCTTGAAGATACAGAAGGCGAAGGTGGCTCACGAAAATCCTTTTGCCCGGGAGATGGAGACGAACGAAAAGGAGTATGCTGAATTTACAGCCAGACAAATTCTGGTAGAAACCGAGAAAAGGGAAGTGGAACTGCGCATTGAAACCTTGCGTCAGGAAGCTCAGAATGAATTGGAAATAGCTGATCTGAAATATCAGGCATCGCTCGATGCTCCCAAAAAGCAGAAAGCGGAGGTGGAGGATGAAATCAGAAAACTCCAGAGTCTCCTGGAAAAGAGCAAGGGCTCGTTTTCCGAATGGCTCGACCAGAACAGAAAGGGATGGCAGGAGAATATCGGAAAAGTGGTGGATGAAGAAACGATACTATATAATGATGTATTGAATCCGCAATTGGTTGCTGATTCATCAGCATTGTCTTCATCTTCATCATCGGCTTCTCTCTATGGCGTAAAGATCAATCTGACTGCCGTAGAGCGAAAATTCAGAACTCCCAAGGAATTGAAGGAGCAACTCGCAGAAAAGGAACAGCTTCGTGCTGACATTATCAAGCTGCTGAATGATTTGCAGAACCAGCATGAGGAGAATCATAAAACCTTGAAGGGAAAATATCTGCTTCAGATAAGAAAGCTGAATGAATCGCTTCATGCTAAAAAGGCTGAAATGCAACTGTTGCCTCAGACGGAAAAGAAGCTCAAAATGCAAGCGCTGGAGTTGGAAAAACGTTTGGAGAAATGGCGTAACCAACAGCTGGGTGAATTGGAAGATAAGCAGAATGCGCTGGTTGCCGATAAGGTGAAGAAGGAAGAGAATAAACACCAACTGGAGATGGATTTGCAGCGCAAGCTAAAAGCTCTCCAAACGGAATACAACAGACAGGTTAAGCAGGAAACACAGACTTTTGAAGTCTTTGCCAACGATATTCGGGCGCAGATAGAAGAGAAGCAGAACCAGGTGGATGCTCGCAAGCAGGAACTTCTGAAGGCCCAGCACGATGAACTGCATGGCAAGGGTATGGATACCCAGGCTTTGGATGCTTACAACAAGCGCATAGCAGAACTGGATGCTGAGTTGACATATATCAGAAAGAATCGTGATGTGGTGGCGGTTTACAGGAATGAAAAGATAGAACTTTTTGACCAAGAACCTGCCGTAAGACAGAATCGGAAAAACAAGGCAGAGGCTAAGACTATGCTTGAGGATAAATTCAGGCAGCGCAGTGAACGCCTACAGTTGCATTTGTCTGAGGCACAGAGTCAACTGACTAAGCAGCAGACTGCTTTGAAAAAGCTGGATGCAGGATTGAATGCAGTGAGGAGTTTTAGACGTGACGAAACCTTGTGCCCATTGGAAAGTAATGAAATAGAGGAAAAGATCACCACCAAGGATTGTCTGACTATCGTGGAAGAATTGAAGCGCCAAATCTATGAGGATGGTCGTTCGCTCGACAACTTCAAGAAGCAATCTCAGCAATTCTTAGGTATGTTCTCTGCTCATAACACATTCCACTTCAATGTAAGTCCGGTAACAGAAGAGGAGTTCATCGCTTTCGCATCCAATCTCTGCGAGTTTGTGGAGAATGATAAAATCTCGGAATATCAGAAGCGCATCAGTGGAAGATATACCGATATCATCTTCCGAATCTCCAAGGAAGTGGGCGATCTGACCCGTCGGGAAGGCGATATCGGCAAGACCATCAACGATATCAACCACGATTTCGAGGAGCGGAATTTCGCAGGTGTTATCAGGGAAATCGCCTTGCGCCCGTTGAAGACCAACGACCAGTTGATGCTTCTCCTCTTGCGTATCAGAGACTTTGCAGAAGAAAATCAATTCAATATGGGAGAGATGGATCTCTTTGCCACTGAGTCACGACAGGATGTGAATGCCAAGGCGGTGAAATATCTGCTTGCCTTTATGAAGGGACTTCTGGATGAGCCTAACCGCAAGCAGTTGCAGGTGGCTGACACCTTCAAGTTGGAGTTCCGCATCAAAGAAAATGACAATGATACGGGATGGGTAGAGAAGATAGCGAATGTGGGTTCTGATGGCACCGACATTTTGGTAAAGGCGATGGTTAATATCATGCTCATCAATGTGTTTAAGGAGAAAGCATCGAAGAAATCGGGCGATTTCAAGATTCATTGCATGATGGACGAGATAGGCAAGTTGCATCCTAACAACGTGAAGGGAATCCTCGACTTTGCCAATCGCCGCAACATCCTGCTGGTGAACAGTTCGCCAACTACCTATAATGTGGAGGATTATAAATATACCTATCTGCTCAGCAAAGACAATAGGGCAAATACTAAGGTTACTCAATTGATTAAGAGATTATAA
- a CDS encoding condensin complex protein MksE, which translates to MNYTEEIFNILSRGGFISNNSVQTKIKRYYDAIEEQQAEYDEYYNGIGFHLEAGDGYFFFTRKETKVDLQRKLEAVSKWIDYLTFLKTYNSAFGSGLVFSAADIVVRINCDMELKELAGKLFSEKKSYDEIVEKLISELERMGFIEQQDEVEKTWKVLASFHYIEELIDCISITDDTDEKEEEE; encoded by the coding sequence TTGAACTATACAGAAGAAATCTTTAATATTCTGAGCAGAGGCGGATTTATTTCCAACAATAGTGTTCAGACGAAAATTAAGCGATATTATGATGCCATAGAGGAGCAACAGGCTGAATATGATGAGTATTATAATGGTATCGGTTTTCATCTGGAGGCGGGTGATGGTTATTTCTTTTTTACTCGCAAGGAAACGAAGGTGGATTTGCAGCGCAAGTTGGAAGCGGTGAGCAAGTGGATAGATTATCTCACCTTTCTGAAGACTTATAATTCTGCCTTCGGATCTGGTTTGGTATTCTCTGCGGCAGACATCGTGGTGAGAATCAATTGCGATATGGAACTGAAGGAATTGGCAGGAAAACTCTTCAGCGAGAAAAAATCATATGATGAGATAGTGGAGAAACTGATCAGTGAATTGGAACGAATGGGATTCATTGAGCAGCAGGATGAAGTGGAGAAGACCTGGAAGGTGCTGGCTTCATTCCATTATATCGAGGAGTTGATAGATTGCATATCGATTACCGATGATACTGATGAAAAAGAAGAGGAGGAATAG